One region of Oryza sativa Japonica Group chromosome 10, ASM3414082v1 genomic DNA includes:
- the LOC4349286 gene encoding pistil-specific extensin-like protein, whose protein sequence is MAWRRTLLALVAVAAAAAAATRADAWHNYGAAKFTVTGSVLCQDCTKSWNAYAYNAKPIPGSMVGITCLDKETGRTVYHGTDKTDDKGMFNIEVPYTVGSAHLHPSACLVRLASSGDHGCAVFTNFNGGKTGERPCRPSHVYPGRVTYSAGPFYFTLSQCDVKDGATY, encoded by the exons ATGGCGTGGAGGAGGACGTTGCTCGCGCTGgtggccgtcgcggcggcggcggcggcggcgacgcgcgccgATGCGTGGCACAACTACGGCGCGGCCAAGTTCACGGTGACCGGCTCGGTGCTGTGCCAGGACTGCACCAAGAGCTGGAACGCCTACGCCTACAACGCCAAGCCCATTCCAG GGAGCATGGTGGGCATCACCTGCCTAGACAAGGAGACGGGAAGGACGGTGTACCACGGGACAGACAAGACGGATGACAAGGGTATGTTCAATATTGAGGTGCCATACACTGTCGGCAGCGCCCACCTCCACCCATCAGCATGCCTcgtccgcctcgcctcctccgggGACCACGGTTGCGCCGTCTTCACCAACTTCAATGGCGGTAAGACTGGCGAGCGGCCGTGCCGCCCCTCCCATGTCTACCCCGGAAGGGTCACCTACTCCGCCGGCCCCTTCTACTTCACCCTGTCCCAGTGTGACGTTAAGGACGGTGCCACCTACTGA
- the LOC4349284 gene encoding cytochrome c-type biogenesis protein CcmE homolog, mitochondrial, with the protein MASSRLLSSRRLLPALLHTPSPVPIPRAAAAAAGEVGGTPVASFLRRPARFFSSAARRGPARPRATDIGARARQLQSRRLWTYALTFGCAAGFVVTVLATFQDQLVFYLTPTDALARYATDRSKSRVRLGGLVLEGSVAHPSASSSEIEFVVTDLITDVLVRYEGALPDLFREGHSVVVEGFLKPFTDDLRRDTAGRKVSDKARDCECFFSATEVLAKHDEKYMPKEVGEALERNKKKLEEEAAAAAAASQESATAAVALDGAKSSS; encoded by the coding sequence ATGGCGTCCtcgcgcctcctctcctcccgccgcctcctccccgccctCCTCCACACGCCCAGCCCCGTCCCAatcccacgcgccgccgccgccgccgccggagaggtTGGGGGAACGCCGGTGGCTTCCTTCCTCCGGCGGCCCGCGCGGTTCTTCTCctccgcggcgcggcgcgggccggcgcggccgcgggcgacggacatcggggcgcgggcgcggcagcTGCAGAGCAGGCGGCTGTGGACGTACGCGCTCACCTTCGGGTGCGCGGCCGGGTTCGTGGTCACCGTGCTCGCCACGTTCCAGGACCAGCTCGTCTTCTACCTCACCCCGACCGACGCGCTCGCGCGCTACGCCACCGACCGGTCCAAGTCCCGCGTCCGCCTCGGGGGGCTCGTCCTCGAGGGCTCCGTCGCCcacccctccgcctcctcctccgagaTCGAGTTCGTCGTCACCGACCTCATCACCGACGTCCTCGTCCGCTACGAGGGCGCGCTACCCGACCTCTTCCGCGAGGGCCactccgtcgtcgtcgagggCTTCCTCAAGCCGTTCACCGACGACCTCCGCCGAGACACCGCGGGGAGGAAGGTCTCGGACAAGGCCCGGGACTGCGAGTGCTTCTTCAGCGCCACCGAGGTGCTCGCCAAGCACGACGAGAAGTACATGCCCAAGGAGGTCGGCGAGGCGCTCGAGCGCAACAAGAAGAAgctcgaggaggaggccgccgccgccgccgctgcctctcaaGAGTCGGCGACGGCCGCGGTTGCTTTGGATGGAGCCAAGTCGAGCTCATAA